One segment of Vibrio mimicus DNA contains the following:
- a CDS encoding HAD family hydrolase produces MKILPLQRYAVALLLGFAFITQVSAAAKDPLPSWNDSAAKTAIIEFVQQVTDKNSEHFVPQEKRIATFDNDGTLWSEQPMYFQVQFALDRIKTLAPKHPEWKTEEPYASILQGDLKNLHTEDLIKVLYATHAGMTTDEFDAIVKEWIATAKHPTTGKKYTEMVFQPMLEVLDYLRANGFKTFIVSGGGTGFMRAWATEVYQIPPEQIVGSTFETEFVMVDGKPVLNRLPNMLVNNDKGMKVQEIYERIGQRPIAAFGNSDGDLAMLQWTAAGEGLRLPMYIHHTDDKREWRYDRESHIGKLDKGLDEAKTKNWPMVDMKADWKTIYPH; encoded by the coding sequence GTGAAAATCTTACCTCTACAGCGCTACGCTGTTGCCCTGCTCCTCGGCTTTGCATTTATCACTCAAGTCAGTGCCGCCGCCAAAGATCCGCTTCCTTCATGGAACGACAGCGCGGCAAAAACCGCCATCATTGAGTTTGTGCAACAAGTGACGGATAAAAATTCTGAGCACTTTGTACCGCAGGAAAAACGTATCGCGACCTTTGATAACGATGGCACGTTGTGGTCTGAACAGCCAATGTACTTTCAAGTTCAGTTTGCCCTAGACCGCATCAAAACACTGGCGCCCAAACACCCTGAATGGAAAACCGAAGAACCTTACGCCAGCATTTTGCAAGGTGATTTGAAAAACTTGCATACCGAAGACTTGATCAAAGTGCTCTACGCCACTCATGCAGGCATGACCACAGACGAATTTGATGCGATTGTGAAAGAGTGGATTGCGACCGCCAAACACCCCACAACAGGTAAAAAATACACCGAGATGGTTTTCCAACCCATGTTAGAAGTGCTCGACTATCTGCGCGCCAACGGTTTTAAAACCTTTATCGTGTCCGGTGGCGGCACTGGTTTTATGCGTGCGTGGGCAACCGAGGTTTACCAAATTCCGCCAGAGCAAATTGTGGGCAGCACCTTTGAAACCGAGTTTGTGATGGTCGATGGCAAACCTGTGCTAAACCGTTTACCCAACATGCTGGTGAACAATGATAAAGGAATGAAGGTACAGGAGATTTACGAACGCATTGGCCAACGTCCGATTGCCGCTTTTGGTAACTCAGATGGTGATTTAGCCATGCTACAATGGACAGCTGCGGGCGAAGGTCTGCGTTTGCCAATGTACATTCACCACACCGATGACAAACGTGAATGGCGTTATGACCGCGAGTCACATATCGGTAAATTGGATAAAGGCCTTGATGAAGCGAAAACGAAAAACTGGCCGATGGTGGATATGAAAGCAGATTGGAAAACTATCTATCCGCACTAA